The Branchiostoma lanceolatum isolate klBraLanc5 chromosome 10, klBraLanc5.hap2, whole genome shotgun sequence genome has a window encoding:
- the LOC136443890 gene encoding uncharacterized protein, with protein MPEVTTVMPEVTTVMPEVTTVLKSDVTTVLKSDVTTVLKSDVTTVVKSPAPAEFFQRQTKEMKSNKIQTITRKGTAIACEGETKLLSCPAGETIVIDDANYGRTSATDACPCPCNDINCRAANSLPFVWKACQGLQRCPVTASHHIFGDPCFGTAKYLRVTYRCFSACSNPFGMSSRSGDIPDVSITASSHKGRTYEPYRGRLYGVAGVGAWEAINNNIGEWLQVDLGEMERVTGTITQGRHYDDGDVHWVTSYKLQYSANGTGWTTYTDSDGSEKVFPGNSDMNTPVTNLLDYPIDARYVRFVVQSWHNWISMRTEVLGCSTNNECQAEPYMRYECGWGGINADQCRQRTQQEKALEMLLRLQSNPYRLHRLDFTSLSPLSTDCPIGDYIRFKGVCYKSFAEEKTRDEASETCAEDGGMLAMPKDSETNNFLPKLEKAVQGRWIGLTDTDRDGQWVFEDGEALMPSNYSNWCPEEPKPKNSRGGCAGFWGSESCWGEKDCEWRKPFICQLKPGSARRQYTSLGCWRDSGNRAIPTLEGTDSRLDGSYGYRQNPTKKCYQVALSRGFTVFAVQHGGQCHGSADGHNAYFKYGPSTGCNADGEGGNWANEVYQITNQSPRSNVG; from the exons ATGCCGGAAGTGACAACTGTGATGCCGGAAGTGACAACTGTGATGCCGGAAGTGACAACTGTGCTGAAGTCAGATGTGACAACTGTGCTGAAGTCAGATGTGACAACTGTGCTGAAGTCAGATGTGACAACTGTGGTGAAGTCACCCGCACCGGCGGAG TTTTTCCAACGtcaaaccaaggaaatgaaatcGAACAAGATCCAAACGATTACCAGGAAAG GAACCGCTATTGCCTGCGAGGGGGAAACCAAGCTGCTGTCGTGTCCAGCGGGAGAAACGATAGTTATCGACGACGCCAACTACGGCAGGACGTCCGCTACCGACGCCTGTCCCTGTCCTTGTAACGACATCAACTGCCGAGCGGCGAACAGTCTGCCCTTTGTGTGGAAGGCCTGTCAGGGCTTACAGCGCTGCCCTGTGACAGCAAGTCATCATATCTTTGGTGACCCCTGCTTCGGTACCGCCAAGTACTTAAGGGTTACATACCGATGTTTCTCAG CCTGTAGTAACCCATTCGGGATGTCATCTAGATCTGGTGACATACCTGATGtcagcatcactgcatcctcgCACAAGGGTCGTACCTACGAGCCCTACCGCGGCCGTCTATACGGAGTTGCCGGTGTAGGCGCTTGGGAAGCAATAAACAACAATATCGGAGAATGGTTGCAG GTGGATCTAGGAGAAATGGAGCGCGTTACGGGCACCATCACTCAGGGCCGCCACTACGATGACGGTGACGTGCATTGGGTGACCTCCTATAAACTACAGTACAGTGCAAACGGGACTGGCTGGACGACATATACAGACAGCGATGGCTCGGAAAAG GTTTTTCCAGGCAACTCCGACATGAACACCCCTGTAACCAATCTACTGGACTACCCcattgatgcccgttatgtgcgctTCGTGGTTCAGTCCTGGCATAACTGGATCAGTATGAGGACGGAGGTTCTAGGCTGCAGTACCA ACAATGAATGTCAGGCGGAACCCTACATGCGGTATGAGTGTGGCTGGGGAGGCATCAATGCCGATCAGTGTCGTCA GCGGACACAACAAGAGAAAGCCTTAGAAATGCTGTTAAGGCTGCAAAGTAACCCCTACCGACTCCACCGCTTGGATTTTacttctctttctcctctctCTACAGATTGTCCAATAGGAGACTACATTCGTTTCAAGGGCGTTTGCTACAAGAGCTTTGCGGAGGAGAAGACGCGCGATGAGGCTAGTGAGACGTGTGCGGAAGACGGAGGGATGTTGGCCATGCCGAAGGACAGTGAGACCAACAATTTTCTCCCCAAGCTTGAAAAAGCAGTACAGGGTCGCTGGATTGGGCTGACCGACACCGACAGGGATGGAcagtgggtatttgaggacGGCGAAGCCCTGATGCCATCCAACTATTCCAACTGGTGCCCTGAAGAACCGAAACCGAAGAACAGTCGCGGTGGCTGTGCCGGATTCTGGGGGTCCGAGTCCTGTTGGGGTGAAAAAGACTGCGAGTGGCGTAAGCCATTCATCTGTCAGCTAAAACCAG GTAGCGCACGCCGTCAGTACACTAGCCTTGGTTGCTGGAGGGACTCTGGTAACCGCGCCATTCCGACACTCGAGGGGACAGATTCACGTCTGGATGGCAGCTACGGTTACCGTCAAAACCCCACCAAAAAGTGTTACCAGGTAGCACTGTCCCGTGGTTTTACCGTGTTTGCTGTCCAACATGGTGGACAGTGTCACGGGTCTGCTGACGGCCACAACGCCTACTTCAAGTACGGACCTTCCACAGGCTGTAATGCGGACGGCGAAGGTGGGAATTGGGCAAATGAGGTCTACCAGATTACAAATCAGAGTCCACGGTCAAACGTGGGGTAG